From a single Fulvivirga ulvae genomic region:
- the tnpA gene encoding IS200/IS605 family transposase translates to MPNTYTQIYIHIIFAVEGRARLIPKAHKKELHKFISGIISKRGQKLLAIHCMPDHTHILVGLKPTIALSDLVRDIKAGSSNFISAKNWVKGKFQWQTGFGAFSYAHSQLGVVINYINNQDERHKRTSFKEEYVSFLNKFNVDYNEKYLFEWIE, encoded by the coding sequence ATGCCGAATACGTACACCCAAATATACATTCACATCATTTTTGCCGTAGAAGGAAGGGCACGTCTGATTCCAAAAGCTCATAAAAAAGAACTCCACAAGTTTATCAGTGGCATTATTTCCAAGAGAGGTCAAAAACTATTGGCAATTCATTGTATGCCAGACCATACACATATTCTGGTTGGACTAAAACCAACAATTGCGCTTTCTGATCTTGTAAGGGATATTAAGGCAGGATCATCAAACTTTATAAGTGCCAAAAATTGGGTTAAAGGAAAATTTCAATGGCAAACTGGTTTCGGTGCTTTTTCTTATGCACATTCTCAGTTAGGTGTTGTCATAAACTATATCAATAATCAGGACGAACGCCATAAACGAACATCATTCAAAGAAGAATATGTATCTTTTCTAAATAAATTCAATGTTGACTACAACGAAAAATATTTGTTTGAATGGATCGAATAA
- a CDS encoding sigma-54-dependent transcriptional regulator: MNKVAANILVIDDDPDVLHTARIVLKPHFTNITVESNPEQINFLINHNRYEVILLDMNYTAGVTSGKEGLFWLKNIMTKNPTQQVIMMTAYGDIKLAVESMKIGAADFVVKPWENEKLQATVLAAYNHSQSKLEVEELKSRNSSLNRLLTSSEEAIIGHAEPMRKIFSTVDKVAATDANVLILGDNGTGKEMIARSIHNKSDRSTSVFIKVDLGAVSENLFESELFGHVKGAFTDAREERTGRFELAHGGTLFLDEIGNLSLPMQAKLLTAIQHKEIVKVGGNAPIPVDCRIVAATNSNLLRMVAEGKFREDLLYRINTVEVHVPRLSDRVEDIPLLAEHFLNVYAQKYRKTSLSINKRAMEYLCYHSWPGNIRELQHAIERAVIMADDNVLSQDSFLLTDQRASTTSIDSINMDEVEKSTIEKAIAKNKGNISKAAKELGLGRTTIYRKMDKYGIRY; this comes from the coding sequence ATGAATAAAGTAGCTGCCAATATTCTGGTTATTGATGATGACCCGGATGTACTGCACACGGCCAGAATAGTTTTGAAACCGCACTTTACCAATATTACCGTAGAGAGCAACCCTGAGCAAATTAACTTTCTGATCAACCATAACCGGTATGAAGTAATACTGCTGGACATGAACTATACTGCAGGCGTTACCAGCGGCAAAGAAGGGCTTTTTTGGTTAAAGAATATCATGACTAAAAACCCCACCCAGCAGGTGATTATGATGACTGCGTATGGAGACATCAAACTGGCTGTGGAGTCCATGAAAATAGGCGCTGCCGACTTTGTAGTAAAGCCGTGGGAAAATGAGAAGCTTCAGGCTACGGTTCTTGCTGCTTATAACCATAGCCAGTCCAAATTGGAGGTAGAAGAGTTGAAGAGCAGAAACAGTAGCCTTAACCGGTTGCTAACCTCCTCGGAAGAAGCCATTATAGGACACGCTGAACCTATGAGAAAGATTTTCTCCACGGTAGACAAAGTGGCCGCCACAGATGCCAATGTGCTGATATTGGGAGACAATGGAACAGGCAAAGAGATGATAGCCAGGTCAATTCACAATAAGTCCGACCGCAGTACCAGCGTCTTCATCAAGGTGGATCTGGGAGCTGTTTCCGAAAACCTGTTTGAGTCCGAGCTGTTTGGCCATGTAAAAGGCGCTTTTACTGATGCCCGGGAGGAAAGGACGGGCAGGTTTGAACTGGCGCATGGAGGCACCTTATTCCTTGATGAAATCGGCAACCTGTCGCTTCCTATGCAGGCTAAGTTGTTGACGGCTATCCAGCATAAGGAAATTGTAAAAGTTGGAGGCAATGCGCCCATACCGGTAGACTGTCGTATAGTAGCCGCTACCAACAGCAACCTGCTCCGGATGGTAGCTGAGGGCAAATTTCGGGAAGACCTGCTGTACCGCATCAACACGGTTGAGGTACACGTGCCCAGATTAAGCGACAGAGTTGAAGACATACCTTTATTGGCAGAACATTTTCTAAATGTTTATGCACAGAAATACAGGAAAACCAGTCTTTCTATCAACAAAAGAGCTATGGAGTACCTCTGCTATCACTCGTGGCCCGGCAACATTCGCGAACTGCAGCATGCCATAGAAAGGGCCGTGATCATGGCCGATGACAATGTGCTCAGTCAGGACAGTTTTCTGCTGACCGACCAGAGAGCAAGTACTACTTCCATCGACAGCATCAATATGGATGAGGTGGAAAAGAGTACTATTGAAAAGGCTATTGCAAAAAACAAAGGCAACATCAGCAAAGCCGCCAAAGAACTAGGCCTCGGCCGCACCACCATCTACCGGAAAATGGATAAGTATGGAATCAGATATTAG
- a CDS encoding Kelch repeat-containing protein, with translation MIKYIRILAFLSLGLAVAGCADDDDDDDTVEDGNWVKRSSFEGVARSGAVAFVAGSKAYVGLGYDGDDYLTDFWSYDPEQNFWQRVADFPGAGRTGAVAFSIGNTGYVGTGYDGTDELRDFWKYDAESNEWVQIEDFAGSARIRAIAFTANAKGYVGTGFDGNYLKDIWEYDPATAAWQQVVSVKGEKRESAVSLMIEDRVFVGTGLNNGIYQTDFWEFDAANVDWTSKEILTEDDDYTIIRASAVAFSIGEFGYITTGIASSNINTTWEYDPILDVWTEKTSFEGSARQGAVAFTVNGRGYVALGQNSSSRFDDLWEFKPLEEYDEDD, from the coding sequence ATGATTAAATACATTCGAATTCTGGCTTTTTTAAGCTTGGGACTGGCAGTAGCCGGTTGTGCAGATGATGATGACGATGATGATACCGTGGAAGACGGCAATTGGGTAAAAAGAAGCTCTTTTGAAGGTGTAGCACGGTCCGGAGCCGTAGCTTTTGTAGCCGGAAGCAAAGCCTATGTGGGCCTTGGGTACGATGGTGATGACTACCTTACCGATTTCTGGTCGTACGACCCGGAGCAAAATTTCTGGCAGCGAGTGGCCGATTTTCCCGGGGCAGGACGTACCGGGGCAGTAGCATTCTCCATTGGCAATACGGGATACGTGGGCACAGGCTATGATGGTACTGATGAGCTCAGGGATTTTTGGAAATACGATGCAGAATCTAACGAATGGGTGCAGATCGAAGACTTTGCAGGGTCAGCACGGATCAGGGCTATCGCTTTCACTGCCAATGCAAAAGGCTATGTGGGCACAGGCTTTGACGGTAACTACCTGAAAGACATCTGGGAATACGATCCTGCTACTGCTGCCTGGCAACAGGTAGTGAGTGTGAAGGGGGAAAAACGCGAAAGCGCTGTCAGCCTAATGATAGAAGACCGTGTGTTTGTGGGCACAGGTTTGAATAATGGGATATACCAAACGGACTTTTGGGAGTTTGACGCAGCCAATGTCGACTGGACCTCCAAAGAAATTTTAACTGAAGATGATGATTATACCATTATAAGGGCATCTGCAGTGGCCTTTTCCATAGGAGAATTCGGATACATAACTACCGGAATTGCCAGCTCCAACATTAACACTACCTGGGAGTATGACCCTATACTGGATGTATGGACAGAAAAAACGTCATTTGAAGGGTCTGCAAGGCAAGGTGCTGTGGCTTTCACAGTAAACGGCAGAGGCTATGTGGCTTTGGGACAAAACAGCAGTTCCCGATTTGATGACCTTTGGGAATTTAAACCTTTGGAAGAATACGATGAAGATGACTGA
- a CDS encoding DUF4270 family protein: MKKIEANRILLLLLLGCSMISCNDEDFTTGAQFFNDVSFELATWDSLTMKLSTVKFDSSITSSPEGLVVGRTSNTYFGKVNAAAYLQLTPDSSAYQLDEKEVRYDSITLVLEYNNYFLNDTTKSFTLIVDELYEEIELNSETGNLYNTSRFYTQRDIYGDTAMLGQKTVSPRPHTGSSIEIRLSDTLGLKLFEETFDSDNLYSYPADFLDFFKGIKISATEDAEAVIGFAVSPVVKIYYTDNSTIPSEQKYLALTNQSSGEVYFNSFEADYTGTALENITSDDEGLASSLTGETAYMQSGAGIAIRIELPYLKKIIEDNPDLLLNNAEIRLRPIRDQYASEQLLPQTLTMYYVNNKNTSISSTSYTLELTLDDEYDLDTYYSADITEFVTYQLSLTENNENALLITSTESGFSSSLDYIVLGDQQNEDYKAQINLNLIRLKND; this comes from the coding sequence ATGAAAAAGATTGAGGCCAACCGGATTTTATTGCTTTTACTCCTCGGTTGCAGCATGATAAGCTGCAATGACGAAGACTTTACCACTGGAGCACAGTTTTTCAATGATGTTTCATTTGAACTGGCTACATGGGATTCCCTGACCATGAAGCTTTCAACGGTTAAATTTGACAGTTCAATAACTTCTTCACCCGAAGGCCTGGTTGTCGGACGGACGTCCAACACCTATTTTGGGAAAGTAAATGCCGCGGCCTACCTACAGCTCACCCCCGATTCTTCCGCATACCAGCTCGATGAAAAGGAAGTAAGATATGACTCTATCACCCTCGTGCTAGAGTATAACAATTATTTTCTAAACGATACGACCAAGAGCTTTACGCTGATCGTTGACGAGCTCTATGAAGAAATAGAGCTTAACAGTGAAACCGGCAACCTGTATAATACAAGCCGCTTTTATACCCAAAGGGACATTTATGGTGACACCGCGATGCTGGGACAAAAAACTGTATCTCCCAGACCTCATACCGGGAGCTCAATCGAAATCAGGCTATCAGATACTTTGGGGCTAAAGTTATTTGAAGAAACTTTCGACAGCGACAACCTGTATTCCTATCCGGCAGATTTTCTTGATTTCTTTAAGGGTATAAAAATTAGTGCTACAGAAGATGCAGAAGCAGTTATAGGTTTTGCTGTATCACCAGTAGTTAAGATCTACTACACTGATAATTCCACTATACCCTCAGAGCAAAAATACCTGGCTCTAACCAATCAAAGCTCCGGAGAAGTATACTTCAATAGCTTTGAAGCCGACTATACAGGCACTGCCCTGGAGAATATCACTTCCGACGATGAGGGGTTAGCGTCATCATTAACTGGTGAAACTGCCTATATGCAATCTGGCGCAGGTATCGCCATAAGGATAGAACTTCCATATTTGAAAAAGATCATAGAAGACAATCCCGACCTGCTTTTGAATAATGCCGAAATACGGCTAAGACCCATCAGAGATCAATATGCATCGGAGCAATTGCTGCCTCAAACTCTGACGATGTATTATGTAAATAACAAAAACACCAGTATCAGTTCAACTTCATATACTCTGGAACTAACACTAGACGACGAGTATGACCTTGATACCTATTACAGTGCAGATATCACAGAATTTGTAACCTACCAGCTTTCTCTGACTGAAAATAATGAAAACGCTTTGTTGATCACTTCAACCGAGTCCGGCTTTAGCAGCAGCCTGGATTATATCGTACTCGGTGACCAGCAAAATGAAGACTATAAAGCTCAAATTAATTTAAACTTAATACGATTGAAAAATGATTAA
- a CDS encoding sensor histidine kinase: MNKINYKTIGIHLLAWLTYGFIIFNLISSFRGDYNHSLWFDLRILTLHALAFYLNVYFLLPRLMEKNKYMAYSFSIILVLVFLYFVRELFAFFEPIDRFAFIRDIFERPYPAYQLEKGMFADSAVRTWPFTDSLIMSKTEPPFIGSQTRPVPGLFIKSFGDTGFTRAAIRFNPPLLMDILSSIAILFISTTYWVTKQAQKREQMEMTLKSENLDTELKLLKSQINPHFLFNALNNIYSLSYRNQKMAPDMVMKLSEMLRYVLYETNESKVTLDKEIAYINNYIDFQRLKTDNKANINIHIDIHNPELLIEPMLLIPFIENSFKHSNIDHPDGWVSINLTTFGKASVLFEVSNSKPVTEFTKDNTAGIGLENVEKRLRLLYPEKHDLTVEENRDSFTVKLIVIL; the protein is encoded by the coding sequence ATGAATAAAATTAACTATAAGACCATTGGTATCCATTTGCTTGCCTGGCTGACTTATGGGTTTATAATTTTCAATTTGATATCATCATTTCGCGGAGATTATAACCACAGCCTCTGGTTCGATCTTCGGATACTGACTTTGCATGCCCTGGCTTTTTACCTCAATGTGTACTTTCTGTTGCCAAGGCTAATGGAGAAGAACAAGTACATGGCTTATTCTTTTTCAATCATACTGGTGCTGGTCTTTCTTTATTTCGTGAGAGAACTCTTTGCCTTTTTTGAACCTATAGACCGTTTTGCTTTTATAAGGGATATTTTTGAAAGGCCTTATCCTGCCTATCAATTGGAAAAGGGGATGTTTGCAGATAGTGCCGTACGAACATGGCCCTTTACAGATAGTCTCATTATGAGTAAGACAGAGCCTCCGTTTATAGGAAGTCAAACACGTCCCGTACCAGGACTTTTTATTAAGTCATTTGGAGATACTGGATTTACACGTGCCGCTATTCGCTTTAATCCACCATTACTCATGGATATACTGTCTTCCATTGCTATTCTCTTTATAAGTACCACCTACTGGGTCACCAAACAGGCGCAGAAGCGTGAACAGATGGAAATGACGCTTAAAAGTGAAAACCTTGATACAGAACTAAAGCTTCTGAAGTCACAGATAAACCCCCATTTTCTATTCAATGCTTTAAATAATATTTACTCCCTTAGCTACCGAAATCAAAAGATGGCGCCCGACATGGTTATGAAGTTATCGGAAATGCTGCGTTACGTACTTTATGAAACCAATGAGTCGAAAGTTACCTTGGATAAAGAAATAGCTTACATCAACAACTACATTGATTTCCAAAGGCTAAAGACTGATAATAAGGCCAACATCAACATTCATATCGATATCCATAACCCGGAACTGCTCATTGAGCCTATGTTGTTGATCCCTTTTATTGAAAACAGCTTTAAGCACAGCAATATTGATCACCCGGACGGCTGGGTTAGCATTAACCTCACCACTTTTGGGAAGGCCAGTGTGCTTTTTGAAGTTAGCAATAGTAAGCCTGTAACAGAATTTACCAAAGATAATACCGCAGGGATTGGCCTTGAGAATGTTGAAAAGAGGCTTCGGCTGCTATATCCCGAAAAGCACGACCTCACTGTTGAAGAAAACCGGGATTCTTTTACTGTTAAATTAATAGTTATCCTATGA